One segment of Setaria viridis chromosome 4, Setaria_viridis_v4.0, whole genome shotgun sequence DNA contains the following:
- the LOC117853291 gene encoding peroxidase 1 — protein MAVKSCVAMLIPLALLLLAGSSSVVAQPELDYYSKTCPNVEAIVREEMQKIISAAPSLAGPLLRLHFHDCFVRGCDASVLLNSTEGNLAERDAKPNKSLRGFGSVDRVKAKLEAACPNTVSCADVLTLMARDAVVLAKGPFWPVALGRRDGKVSSATEAADQLPPAFGDIPLLTKIFASKGLDLKDLVVLSGAHTLGTAHCPSFANRLYNFSSAYGADPSLDSEYADRLRTRCKRVDDKAMLSEMDPGSYKTFDTGYYRNVAKRRGLFQSDAALLTDATTREYVQRIATGKFDDVFFKDFSESMIKMGNVGVLTGVDGEIRKKCYIVN, from the exons ATGGCAGTCAAGTCTTGCGTAGCGATGCTGATACCTTTGGCACTCTTGCTTCTTGCGGGCAGCTCCTCAGTAGTGGCTCAGCCGGAACTCGACTACTACAGCAAGACATGCCCAAACGTCGAGGCGATCGTCCGCGAGGAGATGCAAAAGATAATCTCCGCCGCACCAAGCCTCGCCGGTCCACTCCTAAGGCTTCATTTCCATGACTGCTTTGTCAGG GGTTGTGACGCCTCGGTCTTGCTCAACTCCACCGAGGGCAACCTGGCAGAGAGGGACGCCAAGCCCAACAAGAGCCTCAGGGGCTTCGGTTCAGTAGACAGGGTGAAGGCCAAGCTCGAGGCCGCCTGCCCCAAcaccgtctcctgcgccgacgtcCTCACCCTCATGGCCCGCGACGCCGTCGTGCTTGCCAAGGGCCCATTCTGGCCGGTCGCGCTCGGGAGGCGAGACGGCAAGGTGTCCAGCGCCACGGAGGCGGCAGACCAGCTGCCCCCTGCCTTCGGCGACATCCCGCTGCTCACCAAGATTTTCGCCTCCAAGGGCCTCGACCTCAAGGACCTCGTCGTCCTCTCGGGCGCGCACACCCTTGGCACGGCGCACTGCCCATCTTTCGCCAACCGGCTCTACAATTTCAGCAGTGCCTATGGCGCGGATCCATCCCTCGACAGCGAGTACGCCGACAGGCTCAGGACACGCTGCAAGAGAGTGGACGACAAGGCCATGCTGTCCGAGATGGACCCTGGCAGCTACAAGACCTTCGACACCGGCTACTACCGCAACGTCGCCAAGCGGAGGGGGCTCTTCCAGTCTGACGCCGCACTCCTCACCGATGCCACCACCAGGGAATACGTCCAGCGCATCGCCACCGGCAAGTTTGACGACGTGTTCTTCAAGGACTTCAGCGAGTCCATGATCAAGATGGGAAATGTCGGTGTGCTCACCGGAGTTGATGGGGAGATCAGGAAGAAGTGCTACATCGTTAACTAG